A segment of the Tautonia rosea genome:
CGACGATCGCGTGGCCCTCCCCCTCGGCGGCTCAGCCCTGGTGCTCGTCTACCGGGTCAAGGCCTTTCAAGGGGAAGACCTTGCCGCCGAGGCCGAGGCCGCCGGCGTCAGCCTCGACCCGCCGACCACCTGGGAGCAGCTCGACGCCCTCGCCCGCTTCCTCCACGGTCGCGACGGCAACGGCGACGGCCAGCCCGACGCCGGCATCGCCCTCGCCTTTGCCCCGGATGAGGTCGAACGGCTTGGGGTCGAGACCTTCTTCGCCCGATCCGCCGCCCTCGGCCTGCATCGCGACTACTTCTCCCTCCTCTTCGACCCCGACTCCATGGCCGCCCGCCTCACCGACCCGCCGTTCGTCGAGGCCCTCGACGCCCTCGTCGCCCTGCAAGAGGCCGGGCCGGACGGCGTAGCCTCGTTCGATGCCGAGGCCGCCCGATCAGCCTTCCGCTCCGGCTCCGTCGCCCTGCTCATCGACCGAGCCGAGCGCTACGCCTCGTGGCTCGACGAGGGAGACGAGGCCGAGCTGGGTATCGCCCGCCTGCCCGGCTCCGACCGCATGTTCGAGGCGATCCGGGGGGCGTACGACCCTGCCGATCCCCCGAACCGCCCCGGCTACCTGCCCGGTGGCGGCGGCTGGTTAGTAGGCGTCTCGTCGGCCACCGCTCAGGCCGATCCCGCCGAGGACTTCGCCCGCTACCTGATCGAGCCCGACACGGCCTCCCGGCTCCGGGTCGATCTCCGCGTGCCGATGCTCCCGGTCCGTTCCCCCCTCGTCGGCCAGGGGCCTCCCCTCGGCCGTGACCTGCCCGGCCTGAGCCGTCGCGACTGGTCCGACGCCGTCTCGCGGACCTTCCTGGCCGATCGCGTCTTGGTCGGCCTTCGCATCCCCGGCGCCTCGGGGTATCTGGACGACCTTGCCCAGGCCATCGCCTCGGCCGCGACCGGCGACTCCCCCCCCGCCGAGGCCCTCCAATCCGCCGCCGACGCCTGGGACGCCCGCTCCCGAGACCTCGGCCTCGATCGCCAGAAATGGCACTACCGTCGCAGTCTCAATGCCTTCGTGACCTCCGATCAGCCCCCTCCCCGCTAATCACCCCGCGATTGGCCGATCCATCCCTGACTCTGAATGTCTTCCCTGAGGCTCCGTTCCTGACCTGAGTTGAGTTGAG
Coding sequences within it:
- a CDS encoding ABC transporter substrate-binding protein, with the protein product MGHRAGQGLAVVVVMVVGMIVSAGCGNRGGPEPGDLVEPFAGVSLRVAVLGEPALVGMLDDRRGEWERSRGGSVTIEAAPDLPAADGADVLVFPGDQLGALIDADRLRVLPDSLVTPPDRSADPDAPAPVEVGIGEQLAFAQVFDVYREEVSKYGDDRVALPLGGSALVLVYRVKAFQGEDLAAEAEAAGVSLDPPTTWEQLDALARFLHGRDGNGDGQPDAGIALAFAPDEVERLGVETFFARSAALGLHRDYFSLLFDPDSMAARLTDPPFVEALDALVALQEAGPDGVASFDAEAARSAFRSGSVALLIDRAERYASWLDEGDEAELGIARLPGSDRMFEAIRGAYDPADPPNRPGYLPGGGGWLVGVSSATAQADPAEDFARYLIEPDTASRLRVDLRVPMLPVRSPLVGQGPPLGRDLPGLSRRDWSDAVSRTFLADRVLVGLRIPGASGYLDDLAQAIASAATGDSPPAEALQSAADAWDARSRDLGLDRQKWHYRRSLNAFVTSDQPPPR